The sequence below is a genomic window from Nicotiana tomentosiformis chromosome 6, ASM39032v3, whole genome shotgun sequence.
AAATTTAACGTGCATTTTCTAGGCTTGTTATATCCAGATTAAACTATAGATCATGTTTCTCTTCAAAACTGAGGCAATCTTATTTAATCTTTGTTATTCTTGTGTGTCAATTGCGTCAAGTGTTTTCATTTATTTGTATTAATTACACTCTAAGCCCAGTCAAATTAGCTCGCATAAAATGAGAAAATTAAAAAGATAATATTTGATCTTATTTTGATGCAGTTTTTTAATAATTTGATCCCCAAATATACGAGCAATGACTTAACACGACTTGCTTTTGAAAGATGAATTTCAGAATTTGTTTATACCTACTCACTAGTCACATCTGAGCGTATTATGAAATGCAGAGAACTGAACACTAAAATGAATAAAAATTATGTAACACCATTAATCTATTTTTTTTAGGATGACAAAATCCTGAGAACTAGTGGTTGTTTAAAACTCGTTGGATAGTGGACTTCTCTCTATCATTGACTTGTCTCTCTATCATTTTTCACTTAAATATCAGGATGCAAAAGAGTTCGAACTCATAGCATGCCTTAAACAACATGTGCACATCACATGTTCACTCTTAGTACTAGGATACCAAAGCCCTGGGGCATTCATTAGTCCATTTGTTGTTAACTGTTCTGAAAGAAAACAACATATTAAAGGACAAAAGAGCTGTACGACAGAGCTAGGTTCAGTTACAAAAACACAATATTGCTACTTCAGACTGCCTACTTCTCTTGCATTTAACATATTGCTATGTCGAATGTAATTAACCAGGGCCATTGCTACACAAAAATTGGGTTCAAATCCCCCTCGGTTCCCATTCCAAAGAAAAGAAAATTGGTATCCTTATGATAGGGAAATAAAATAAACATGCTGAATGTAGTCTGAAGATGACGAAATTTGAGACAGAAAATTTATCTCAACGTGAAAGCTTAAAAAGAAATACAGTGTCTTGATATCTTTACAGCAAAGTATATATATTCGGAAAGCATGAGAAACAGGAGAAGTTATTCAACAAGCATGACGTCCTGTTTTACTGTTTTACAATCATCCAACACTTCTTCCTAATTGCTTAATTACCTTCATATGGGACACAATCAGGGCTTGGGTGCCAAATTTGCTTCAGACTCACTGTTGTGTTTTGCCTCTTCAAACTTATCAATGGCTACCTGAAGTTCATCTGAGCCTCCAACAGCTCTCATAGTATAGTAATACACACCAAAAACAAATGCTGACAAACCTCCGGCCATAACCAGGTTCTTAGTCTTGGGGGCAAGGGTGCCGTATCCTGGAAATCCAGCCATCTTCTCAGAAGGAATTAACCTACACTTGTTTTTTTGCTTTCCCCCCTGCAATAAGATGCAGAAAAGCGCTGACATGGGAATGTTTGAAAATTCAAGATATCTGGTGAGATAAAAATAGAAATCACGTCCATGACAAATGTGAGGAAGGCTTCCTTCATTCTCCTTTCTTGGTTTATGAACCACGTTATAAGTAAATTGCATAATTAAAGAATCAAGCTGACCTCAGAAGTCATAGACTATTGTATTCAAGTAAGCAAGCCctttttgtttaaaaatataaaaatgaaaatTTCATGACATACCCTTCCCTCCGCTTCAACACctatgtagctatcacaaatgaAAACAATTTGGCACTCTTAAAATTTTAATAACTAAGCCAAGGTCTAAAAAAACTAAACTTGAACTCAAGCTGGAGGTAACTCCAATGGGACATAGTAATTTACTGTGTTTTCTCTATAACATTTGTCCACTCGATGTTTTCCTCCATACTTGGAGCACAAATTCATACGTAAGATGCCCAGCTGGATCACTAATTCGTCGATGGACAACTTCTAGAAAGGATCTCCCTCGAAAGGAATAATGCTTATATCAACATATGCAAAGATGTTCCAATAATACATGACAACTGCCatcaaataattaaaaatcaagGGAGAGAACAGATTGTGTAGTCTCTCTTTTATCCATCAGCAGGTATCGACCTTCAATTCCTCCTCATCAGATACCCAAAGGAAATCATGAGCCACAAAGAAACACACAAATAAATAGCTCGGGCAAGTACTTGCCTTAATTAACATTTTTTATCTATAAAATACACAAGCACTTCCGATCTCTAGTTAGGTATTGCAACCGAACCTTAGTCTAGCTTATAGGCAACAATATCGATTCACAATCAAAGTATCGCATTAATACTAAGATAATTCAATGTTAAGTAAACAAAAACCAATCATAGATTACCCCATATCTAATTTTTCTTTTCTCCATAATTTCGATTAAGATTTTACATAGCACAAGCAGCTTGtaactaaaaaggaaaaaatatacaAGAAAAAAGATAAGTGAATAGTATCTCGTTATTAAGGGAACAGACGATTTCAATGAAAGAagcaaaattaaattaaataaaaaaagaaaataaatgagaaattgGAGATGAACCTGGAAATCTTGATGAAGAATTTACCTCAAGATTGTCTAAAACCCTAAAAATGTTCCAACTATTTTGGCAGTAGACATAAACCTCTTCCCTTGTGGGCCGGGTCAACTGGGCCGGTCTTGCCATGTATCAATCCGATCCACGTGTTATTGACAGAGCGTGGCCAATTTTGTGGCCTTGTATTCACAAGTTGGCCATTTCTTTTTTCCAAATTAGATTCCAAGTGGCCACATTCAAAAGTAGACCAGAGGTTATCTATGTTGTTGGATCTAGCTAAAAAGATGACCTCAATAGTTGATCCATTTTATGCATTCTTATATTTAATAACAAAGTAACTTTAAAATGCCTACTAgatgatttataaccacacaaatatatataatttgttgAAAAATTAACCCAAATAACCGCCCATCTAATCTCTTAAACTATAAATAGCCGGCGgatgtatagtatatatacagttcatgtataatatatgcataactatgtataatcaatgtatatcgGCTAGAAAAATAAACATTGAATCTGAAGCTATTTGTATAACAGTCCCTGTCAaaagtttttatttatttcttaaacCCTGTCTCCAATCAAACATTATCACATAAATTAGGACGAAGGGAGTATAAATTTTCCACAAGATGAGACTTTTTATTTGGTTTAGCTAGAGTTTCATGTATTCGCCTTTTAGTGATTTAGCAGACTGAAGACACTACAATAAATTTGACCTAAAATCATACTATTAATTTTAGATAACGCTTGGAAAATATTGGCAAAAGTACTTGTGACAACGTTTTTAAAGGGTGGACTTTGTTGAGAGCTTCCGACtattgagttttttttttctcCTGGCTAGAGTTAATAATTACAATCCATTTGAAATTATTTGTTGATTATTGATAATCTCGGGTATTTATCATGCTTACCGGTCATCTTATCATTTGATATTATTTGTTAATTATTCAACATAGCAATTAAAGTTTGTCATTGCTTGTTGCTCAGGCGCGGAGGTCCAGCTTTTCCTGCATCCACCACAACAGATGAGGCACCTTCTCTCGCGGTCAGTGCAGCATTGGCACGCAACGCACCACCTCAACCATGCCCCTATTCAATCCTCCTCTCTGATTCTTTCGGAAAAATGACACTGAATagtcgctgtaaaaataatagtcgaaaaaatgtataaaacttgtatatttttttgtgtatatatacattttgtatgctatatacaaaaattatacaaattttatacactttttcgactagcagatgtaaatagtttctggcgcgggcTAAAAGTTATAATACCCATTCTTTTGTTGTCCTCTTTTACGTCCACTAGTCTTCTCATCACCACGAGGGCTTTTTCTCCACCACTTTGGATAACCTATAAGTTGAAAATAATTTTTGGGTACATGCCATATGTGATATGCGCTTGCAATAAGAGCACACCGTGTTTTTATTACGACTTATGTAGGGAGATATGCCTTGTACAACAAAGGTCATTGCTTTACCCCACTCGTCTATGCCTCAAGCCATCGTAGCTCGTCTTGCACTAGCTTCGAGTAAATTCTGTTTAGTGTCGGCACAAGGGTCTTGAGTGAGCAAGTTTGATCTCACTGTCCCATATATGATCTCGTCCAATCCCACGAGGAAAAGATGCACCTTCTTATCTTCCTTCTtctccaaaataacaccaagattGCAAGTGCACTTGCCCCACGTACAAGTCGGAATCTGATCGAAGTTCGTAAGTTCTTCCGACAATTTTGTTAGTTTTTCATAATAATTAACTATGACCATGCCCTTCTGTTTACAATCCACAAGTTCAGCCTTCAATTGTTGTATCCTTGAACCATTAGAGACCGCAAAATGCTCTCTAATACTCGCCCATAGGTCTTCGGCCACCTCAATATGAGGTATGGTCAAACGCAAAGTGGGTTCAATTGTGTTTGGAATTCTAAACACAAACAACGAGTTGATGATCCCGCCAATCTTCAAGATCTGGATACTGTTCATTAGGTCTCTTGATCGCCCCGTCTATAAAATCAAACTTCTTCCTTGCCCTCCAGACTGTCCTCGTGAACCTAGCTCATTCATCAGAATTTATTAAACATGTGTTATCAGTATCTCAGGATTATCATTATATGTTATATCATATGGAGAGATCTTCTTCCTTTGTCATTGCCGCTATCTTTTTCATAATCTCCGACCATCTTTATATTAATCGCGCTCTGATATCATGCCAAAATTTAGACCAAGTGTCGGACAGAGAAAAAGGGATTGATGTCAAGGATATATACAAGTTGTCCAACCCTAAGGAGTcttaaaaatatgataaaagtaAATATGATAAGACTTAACGCAAGAGATCCTAATATAATACAAACGTTAAATTTACCATATTTACAAATATTACACGCCTAATAATATCCTAGACCTCAAATTACGAATGTTCTACTAGACCAGAGGTTATCTATGTTGTTGGATCTAGTCAAATAAGATTGACCTCATAGTTGATCCATTTTCATTTGCAAGTCCAATTGCTAAGAAGAAATTTGGGCCAATGCCTAGTGTTGACTGTTGCGTACCTAGTCTTTACTAAGTACGAGTATAATTTTTCTACAAGATCAAACTTTTGATTTGGTTTAGCTAGAGTTTCATGTATGCGGCTTTCAGTGATTTAGCACAGATTGAAGACACCACAACAAATTTGGCCTAAAGCCACATTAATATTTTAGAAGACGCTTGAAAAATATTGCCAAAAGTACTTGTGACAACGTTTTTTCAAAGGATGGACTTTGTTGAGAGCTTCTAtctagttagtttttttttttctctgGGCTCGATTTGATAATTTCAATCCATGTATAGGTTCTTGCACTTTATTATCTCTTCGAGATTATCAATTCTCATTTTAGTTACTTGAAAAAAATATACTTACtctattttaatttatatgaatctatttcttttttagtGTATACTAATAATATTTGCACCGGAGCTATTGGTTTTGTTATTTGCTCAACTGAGGGGACTCCAATTGATTTCAAGCATCCTGTCAACAAATCTGATGTGGACATCATCTCTACAAAATCTGAATCACCTTTGAAGTAGTATAACCCAGAggtatcttcttcttttttttcagtaAGATTTTAAATCTTCtttttgttgaggttttattttaagatgtaatattcttaaaatgagggtgaatgggaaatggagggaaaataaaattttgagtaaaattttaagtttccccctcttaacaatgaaacattgtcccatattggaagtggaagacatttttggtgggtatatatataattgctcttcttgtagctcttaaagagttaagaagaaagcaagcctcgcgccgtcgtcgtcgctcgcacggctacggctacggctacggcttcggcttcggcttcggatttggatttggtcaaatgatcgattgattgattaattttttggaccaaatttatttgttaatagtaaatattaacgtaagattatccgtatttgtaaacggatattttccaatccgtgtattgataatttggcagccggataatggtcttcccaccatgaagtgcttgctccacaaatatgaagtgcttgctccacaaatatgtaatgcttgatccaccatgaagggtggacgtttggtcttgcactccttcttggctgctatatatatgagcagcaaatgttgaagaaagataccaaaaactcaacatacaattcgctcaacaaattggctatacattgcattccttcctctcagaacttccatacgtttttctgagtatatactccttcgttctgcattgtttttaacttcaaacaaagcaactgtaagtgtgatttgctaccgaactttgtgttcgccgaaacactggggtttgaagtaccgctacaccagtgtgttattcgttctatcctgggaggaaataatccattaccttgggtactaggaggggattaaattccttaaggaaacactgtgaattcagtgggctcgaatttattattattgtttcattacgttaacttatattttgcagaattaatatttacaaatacagcaatattgaccgggaataacaatcttaaggaatttaatatttatttctgtacttgtgttattcttattattctgcaaactaaaacctttgtggtttgtgtactcccgttttggagagttaagccttcgtggcgttttgttggatattaaaatctacgtgatttttactccagtttgaaaacgtgtattaaacgtttgtaccttttaagttactgggttctaaattattaatttataactAATTAATGAGTTTTTCAAGACAAACACAGGAATTGAAAACTACTGGATTCACCGAACCCGGAGCCACAATGCTGGCTCCGCTCCTGTAGGTAGGgatgtcaatggatatttaaaaaccgactaaaccgatCGAACCGTACCGCACCGAACCGATTTTTAAGTTTCTTTTAATTAAAccataggtttttatataaatctacaactgtaccgataattagggtaccGAACCgcaccgaataaatttacatatgaaaaatatatttatatattaagtttaataaAGCACTAAATTTTTTTCTTGGgtcttggaattatgaaatatagttacaagccaacaagtaattaagatCAAAATCTAaattcccaaacctattatgctactcctacttaaactaaattattttgagcatattcactagcaaggcataaagtattctagcgattatgagtagcaaactataatgtattgaatatgttttctttcgtatgatttagatttatctttttgaatatttaatcttctataaatTTATTTTTGAGTCCCAACTTGGTTAACATCTTTCTACTTATGCgatttatcttcttctttttttttgcatTATTTTTTTTACGCAAATGTAGAGTAGTTGATAGATCTATATTCTAGTcatctttcatgttttcataATTTATCACTATTTAAGCAGTAAAACTGTCTAGAgtgttttgctaagtcctataaaaataAGTATGTTATTACATTCTACTTTTgctagtgacttttacatgatatttaaaaaaatatcaaaaattaactgaaccgtaccgataccgaagagaaatcGATATGACTGGGACAATTTCAAAAAGTTTAATTTTGGTGAATAACCGAAATATTGatatggtataaattttataaaataaccggccgaaccgaaccattaaTACTCCTACCTCTAAGTCACATGGAGACAATTTTACGGTTGCTAAACTCTCTTCACAAAAGTACCTCTTCTATAATGAGAAAATGACAAATAGGGGGATTTGGCATTACATAACAACTTAGTCCAATAATTAGCAAAAAAAGCCTATCTTTTAGCATTTGGCAGACGTAGCCTAAACTCTCTTCTAATGGTCCAACTATCATAGGCTTTCATTTCGTTTTTGTTAGGATTCGAAAAATCTCTACAATCTTTTTTCTAGGTTTTTAAATTATTTCTCACAagcattaaaaatataaaaaattataaatataatttGTATATCATAGGGTATATCCAAGTgtataacacaaaaataattatattttttgtatatccTACTGTATAACATGTTAAATAACGTGTATACATCAcaactttatttttcttctttgtgtatataaaaaaattattttcctttcAGTGTATATCTTAGGGTATaactaaggctggcaagtgggccggtccaggcccgggaccgcgggccaaaacgggccaaacggctaaacgggccaggaccgtttggtccggttttagcgggcctggtccggtctcgtgggccggtcctatgatttgggtccgtcaggcccgggaccggcccggtcccttagcgggcccatcggctattttttttttaaaaaaacgttgggctgtcaaaaatagccgttggctatttatgaaatagccatttaatcACTCAACTttattttaatcccaaactttttataattatattttttccctattttcaactataaataccccatcattttttcttacaaaatcatcaatctatcacaatctctctctaatttacttctataattgctactattgcttactttattgttacaatttgtgaaacaattgtgaagttggtgaattgaagtcttcaacgataatcaattttcaacaagttgttcgtcaattcggtaaactcgttccaactcttaagttttaatattataattttgtttgttttatttactttgcttgattaattaagatggcttattccttaaaaaatatgtttagtaaaaataagggaaaatcaaagagtggtgaatctagtggccaatatattcctcctccacttcccccggctccccgacccaaacatgttacccgtcatacacctcctattcttgatagcgataatagtttattacaatttaccgagagtcaatttttctataatattgcacccggtgaacaattaaaccatgaatatatgaatgctctttatggtaatccaactattgatgaaaatgatgatgaagaaatagattttgataaaacgcaaccggatgatgatacacctactagtcctgctcctgaagttaacccaactaataataatctagatgatcccccgtctgaccctcctattagtgcccctactttttctagacaacctcctaaacgggcagaaacatctcttgtttggcaattttttactcaactaagagaaaaaaatagggctaagtgtaaaacttgtggcaaagagttagtttttcaatatgttggaagtcgggggggacGGGAAGTAGGGGGGAcgagaagtttgactagacacatattgctacaccctcaagataaagctagatattttcgtatgaaagctttggctgaggggacaagtgcacctagtcaggctgaccttagtaccggttcaaatcaatttcaatcgggaattaatactgttaccggtggtattttatattatgatccaaaaaaagatcgggaagaattggcaaaaatggtcactgttatgtgcttaccctatagtttttcttctaacccccactttgtgcattatattagaaaaatttataatcctacttataaaggtttcctcgcacaaccgtaaagagtgatatttataaatataaacatgaatatgaacaatatttgcgctatttatttacttatataaattatcgtcttgctattacaactgatattagtagaagtggtaatgactgtgattacct
It includes:
- the LOC104113957 gene encoding uncharacterized protein, which encodes MAGFPGYGTLAPKTKNLVMAGGLSAFVFGVYYYTMRAVGGSDELQVAIDKFEEAKHNSESEANLAPKP